In Bradyrhizobium sp. G127, one genomic interval encodes:
- a CDS encoding FAD-dependent oxidoreductase: MPKETSPKSPRGEPSINIIGAGIAGTWQALLFARAGYDVTLHERGDAAMTQATSHFAGGMLAPWCEGESAEPIIMRLGIRSLDLWREQLPDTPFNGSLVVSHPRDRSDFERFARLTTEHTRLDASGVADLEPSLDGRFREALFFPGEGHVEPRNVLPKLHEKLTAAGGTIRFEAECNPDELDGIVIDCRGLSARDRHPDLRGVKGEMIVIETPDVQLARPVRFIHPRWTLYVIPRDDNRFMLGATSIESEDTGVSVRSALELLSAAYAVHPAFGEARILEFGAGLRPAFPDNLPRVVIDRNRKRISVNGLYRHGFLLAPALAEMTLAYVQRGAIDNEVMQCS; the protein is encoded by the coding sequence CGTCACCAAAATCTCCGCGAGGAGAGCCTTCCATCAATATTATCGGCGCGGGCATTGCCGGCACATGGCAGGCGCTGCTGTTCGCGCGCGCGGGCTATGACGTCACGCTGCACGAGCGTGGCGACGCGGCGATGACGCAGGCCACCAGTCACTTCGCCGGCGGCATGCTGGCGCCGTGGTGCGAGGGCGAAAGCGCCGAGCCGATCATCATGCGCCTTGGCATCCGTTCGCTCGATCTCTGGCGCGAGCAATTGCCGGACACACCGTTCAACGGTTCGCTGGTGGTGTCGCATCCGCGCGACCGCTCCGACTTCGAGCGCTTCGCCCGGCTCACGACGGAGCACACCCGGCTCGATGCTTCCGGCGTCGCCGACCTTGAGCCGTCGCTCGACGGCCGGTTTCGTGAGGCGCTGTTTTTCCCGGGGGAAGGCCATGTCGAGCCGCGCAATGTGTTGCCGAAGCTGCATGAGAAACTGACTGCCGCCGGCGGCACGATTCGTTTCGAGGCAGAGTGCAATCCGGATGAGCTCGACGGTATCGTGATCGATTGCCGGGGCTTGAGCGCGCGCGACAGGCATCCCGACCTGCGCGGCGTCAAGGGTGAGATGATCGTGATCGAAACGCCCGACGTGCAGCTGGCGCGTCCGGTCCGCTTCATCCATCCGCGCTGGACTCTTTATGTGATCCCGCGCGACGACAACCGTTTCATGCTCGGCGCCACCTCGATCGAGAGCGAGGACACCGGCGTCAGCGTGCGCTCCGCGCTCGAACTGCTCAGCGCCGCCTACGCGGTGCATCCGGCGTTCGGCGAAGCGCGCATTCTCGAATTTGGCGCAGGACTGCGCCCGGCCTTCCCCGACAACCTGCCGCGCGTCGTCATCGACCGAAATCGGAAGCGGATCTCCGTCAACGGGCTGTATCGCCACGGCTTCCTGCTGGCGCCCGCGCTGGCGGAGATGACACTGGCCTATGTCCAGCGCGGCGCCATCGACAACGAGGTGATGCAGTGTTCCTGA
- the thiS gene encoding sulfur carrier protein ThiS, producing MFLIVNGERRETKATHVDALLAELEYDGTHLAVAVNYDVVPRARWAETPLNDNDAVEILTPRQGG from the coding sequence GTGTTCCTGATCGTCAACGGCGAACGCCGCGAGACAAAGGCCACGCACGTCGATGCGCTGCTGGCCGAGCTTGAATATGACGGCACTCACCTTGCGGTCGCGGTGAACTACGACGTGGTGCCCCGCGCGCGCTGGGCAGAGACGCCGCTCAACGACAACGACGCGGTTGAAATCCTCACGCCCCGGCAGGGAGGATAA